The following are encoded together in the Neomonachus schauinslandi chromosome 15, ASM220157v2, whole genome shotgun sequence genome:
- the TMEM92 gene encoding transmembrane protein 92: MSDTWVPGLVPTLLLGLLAGPQQAAAKCGLFFTCPKGFKCCGDNCCQEYELFSGPLRIFVITLLIILPLLCICCLAKRFCRSCGDQEQDPPVDHQGPPEPPSIAPPERVRTPTSEPPPPYSEIILKPVLPPTEPPPPYSFSPEEYAGMHRQPRGIDNPAF, from the exons ATGTCCGACACCTGGGTCCCCGGCCTCGTACCCACCTTGCTGCTCGGCCTGCTGGCCGGCCCCCAACAG GCTGCAGCCAAATGTGGACTCTTCTT caccTGCCCCAAAGGATTCAAATGCTGTGGTGACAACTGCTGCCAAGAATATGAGCTCTTCTCGGGTCCCCTGAG GATCTTCGTCATCACCCTCCTCATCATCCTACCCCTTTTGTGCATCTGCTGCCTGGCTAAGCGGTTCTGTCGCAGCTGTGGAGATCAGGAGCAGGACCCCCCAGTGGATCACCAGGGGCCCCCGGAGCCGCCCTCCATTGCCCCCCCAGAGAGGGTCAGGACGCCCACCTCTGAGCCCCCGCCCCCCTACAGCGAG ATTATTCTGAAGCCTGTCCTGCCCCCCACGGAGCCGCCCCCTCCCTACAGCTTCAGTCCTGAAGAATATGCTGGGATGCACCGACAGCCGAGGGGCATCGATAACCCAGCCTTCTGA